The following are encoded in a window of Haloarcula halophila genomic DNA:
- a CDS encoding CopG family ribbon-helix-helix protein: MRTSFNVPDELVGTFDRVWEDQGLDNRSRAVREAMREYIEAHSRFEERSGEIVALVGFDYRHHDVIESLHTVQHDYQDVILNTSHTHQGEWCLESLFCRGPAQRVRALTNRLRDFDAVGRVKVMMIRDDD, translated from the coding sequence ATGCGAACGAGTTTCAACGTCCCCGACGAGTTGGTCGGAACGTTCGACCGAGTCTGGGAAGACCAGGGCCTCGACAACCGCTCGCGAGCGGTCCGGGAAGCGATGCGGGAGTACATCGAAGCCCACTCCCGGTTCGAGGAGCGATCCGGCGAAATCGTCGCGCTCGTGGGCTTCGATTACCGCCACCACGACGTCATCGAGTCGCTCCACACCGTCCAACACGACTACCAGGACGTGATCCTGAACACGAGCCACACCCACCAAGGCGAGTGGTGTCTGGAGTCGCTGTTCTGTCGCGGACCGGCCCAGCGGGTCCGGGCGCTGACCAACAGACTCCGTGACTTCGACGCCGTCGGCCGCGTCAAGGTGATGATGATACGCGACGACGATTGA
- a CDS encoding sugar O-acetyltransferase, whose translation MPTEKEKMLAGERYDPSDPELVAERERARELTRTYNRTDPGADGRRRELLDTLFGSIGESIVVEPPVRCDYGEQIHVGDDFFANFGCVFLDICRVEFGDRCLLGPGVQVYAATHSLDPAERAAGIEYGKPVTVGDDVWMGGQAVLNPGVTVGDRSVVASGAVVTEDVPAGVVVQGNPATVVREIDE comes from the coding sequence ATGCCCACCGAGAAGGAGAAGATGCTCGCCGGCGAGCGATACGACCCGAGCGATCCCGAACTGGTCGCCGAGCGCGAACGGGCGCGTGAACTGACCCGCACGTACAACCGGACCGATCCCGGCGCAGACGGTCGGCGGCGGGAGCTGCTCGACACGCTCTTCGGATCGATCGGCGAATCGATCGTCGTCGAGCCACCGGTTCGCTGTGACTACGGCGAACAGATCCACGTCGGCGACGACTTCTTCGCGAACTTCGGCTGCGTGTTCCTCGACATCTGTCGGGTCGAGTTCGGCGACCGGTGTCTGCTGGGGCCGGGCGTCCAGGTCTATGCGGCGACACACTCGCTGGACCCGGCCGAACGCGCCGCGGGGATCGAGTACGGCAAGCCCGTGACGGTCGGCGACGACGTCTGGATGGGCGGCCAGGCCGTCCTGAACCCGGGCGTAACGGTCGGCGACCGCAGCGTCGTCGCGTCGGGCGCGGTCGTCACCGAGGACGTTCCCGCGGGCGTGGTGGTCCAGGGGAACCCGGCGACGGTGGTCCGTGAGATCGACGAGTAG